Proteins encoded together in one Vigna radiata var. radiata cultivar VC1973A unplaced genomic scaffold, Vradiata_ver6 scaffold_321, whole genome shotgun sequence window:
- the LOC106754631 gene encoding beta-glucosidase 18, giving the protein MLEKQLVLVLILLCCVPFHVQNCLGLEDGVTRSQFPKGFLFGACTSSYQIEGAPLEDGKGLSNWDVFSHIPGKTSNDENGDIADDHYHLYLEDIKLMSSLGINVYRFSISWARILPRGIYGDINPSGIKFYNKIIDNLLLRGIEPFVTIHHHDLPQELEEKYGGWLSPLIQKDFVYFAEICFKSFGDRVKYWTTINEPNLVTDFGFIRGTYPPGHCSPPFGNCSTGNSDVEPLIAMHNMLLSHAKAVELYRKHFQKRQGGIIGIVAHTFMYEPYRDEECDRQAVKRVLSFVVSWCLDPLVFGEYPAEMRSILGSQLPRFSPEEKNLIKGSLDFIGINNYGTLYAKDCSLSACPLGTDRPIRGFVETIGIKDGIPIGDETGNPRFFVVPRGLEKIVDYIKIRYHNKPMYITENGYSSPPKQDVTMNDLLQDFKRVDYHKAYLAALLRAIRKGADVRGYMIWSLMDNFEWASGYDVKYGLYYVDRDTLERIPKLSVQWFSSFLNNTTNTDEQDLSEQYVRSQDAMTTGFKVI; this is encoded by the exons ATGTTGGAAAAACAACTGGTTCTTGTGTTGATACTACTTTGCTGTGTTCCTTTTCATGTCCAAAATTGTCTTGGATTAGAAGATGGAGTCACCCGATCTCAATTCCCAAAAGGGTTTCTCTTTGGAGCATGCACTTCCTCCTACCAG aTTGAGGGAGCACCTCTTGAAGATGGCAAGGGTTTGAGCAACTGGGATGTTTTCAGTCATATTCCAG GAAAGACAAGCAATGATGAGAATGGTGACATTGCAGATGATCATTATCATCTATATTTG GAAGACATCAAGTTGATGTCCTCTCTTGGGATAAACGTGTATCGATTTTCTATTTCATGGGCAAGGATTCTACCTA GAGGGATATATGGGGACATAAATCCAAGTGGAATAAAGTTCTACAACAAAATCATAGACAATCTGCTGCTTAGAG GGATTGAGCCATTTGTGACAATTCACCATCATGACTTGCCACAAGAACTGGAAGAAAAATACGGTGGTTGGCTTAGTCCCCTGATACA GaaagattttgtttattttgctGAGATTTGTTTCAAGAGCTTTGGAGACAGGGTTAAGTACTGGACTACCATCAATGAACCAAACCTAGTTACAGACTTTGGCTTTATAAGAGGAACATATCCCCCTGGTCACTGCTCCCCACCTTTTGGAAATTGTTCTACTGGTAACTCTGATGTTGAGCCTCTCATTGCCATGCACAATATGTTACTTTCACATGCCAAGGCTGTTGAGTTGTACCGAAAGCATTTTCAG AAAAGGCAAGGGGGAATCATTGGCATTGTTGCTCATACCTTCATGTATGAACCTTATAGAGATGAAGAATGTGATAGACAAGCTGTGAAAAGAGTCTTGTCTTTTGTTGTATCATG GTGCTTAGATCCCTTGGTTTTTGGTGAGTACCCTGCTGAAATGCGTTCTATTCTTGGAAGCCAGTTGCCAAGATTCTCTCCTGAGGAGAAGAATCTCATAAAAGGAAGCTTAGACTTCATTGGCATCAATAACTATGGAACTCTTTATGCCAAGGACTGCTCCCTCTCTGCTTGTCCTTTAGGAACAGATCGTCCAATAAGAGGCTTTGTAGAAACAATCGGAATAAAAGATGGCATTCCTATTGGTGATGAG ACAGGAAACCCAAGGTTCTTTGTGGTTCCAAGGGGCTTGGAGAAGATTGTAGACTACATCAAGATAAGATACCATAACAAGCCCATGTATATTACAGAAAATG GATATTCTTCACCACCAAAACAAGATGTGACAATGAATGATCTACTGCAAGATTTCAAACGAGTAGATTATCATAAAGCTTACCTTGCAGCCCTGCTTAGAGCCATAAG GAAAGGTGCTGATGTAAGAGGATATATGATATGGTCATTGATGGACAACTTTGAATGGGCAAGTGGCTATGACGTCAAATATGGTCTTTATTATGTGGATAGAGATACTCTTGAACGTATTCCCAAACTTTCTGTTCAATGGTTTTCTAGTTTCCTCAACAACACCACCAACACTGATGAACAAGACTTGAGTGAGCAATATGTTAGAAGCCAAGATGCAATGACTACTGGTTTCAAAGTTATTTGA